A genomic segment from Nicotiana sylvestris chromosome 1, ASM39365v2, whole genome shotgun sequence encodes:
- the LOC138874117 gene encoding uncharacterized protein has translation MFSFDPLTSILNKNKLEGPNYVDWKRNLDIVLTAEGYKFVITEECPEKPENDTNDQVKAYDKWVKVDEMARCYILAYMANVLQHQHQSMGSAYDMLESLKKMFGEKNRAAKQTTMKSLLNTKMAEGSSVRDHILKMMSLPNELEVLGAVIDKESQVEMVLL, from the coding sequence ATGTTTTCATTCGACCCACTTACCTCAATTTTGAACAAAAACAAGTTAGAAGGACCGAATTATGTTGACTGGAAAAGGAATCTTGATATTGTCCTAACAGCTGAAGGTTACAAATTTGTAATCACCGAGGAGTGCCCAGAAAAACCTGAAAATGATACTAATGATCAGGTTAAGGCCTATGACAAATGGGTTAAGGTTGATGAGATGGCGCGATGTTACATTCTTGCCTATATGGCGAATGTTTTGCAACATCAGCATCAGTCTATGGGGTCTGCTTATGACATGCTCGAAAGTCTTAAAAAGATGTTCGGTGAGAAAAATCGTGCGGCTAAGCAGACAACCATGAAATCCCTTTTGAACACCAAGATGGCTGAAGGATCATCGGTCAGGGACCACATTCTAAAGATGATGAGTCTTCCGAATGAACTGGAGGTCCTTGGAGCTGTGATTGATAAGGAGTCTCAAGTTGAGATGGTCTTGCTGTGA